The following proteins come from a genomic window of Candidatus Hydrogenedentota bacterium:
- a CDS encoding prepilin-type N-terminal cleavage/methylation domain-containing protein: protein MTRPRKRSGFTLFELLVVLSVMSVVSTIGVTAYSRVTGVWRVSALRMEMASNAEYIFETIRRDIENVPSSLRTGQSIRGTDVLNEEVNYRRVPLDNDTLVLPVLQLGSTGLSERIAVKYHIQRNGTDHILARTVGPMSAGDPNGSSLMVSDADRANVLSMDVQYLSAGVWQPVWTGPTHPEAIRVSLTLAGKGQREVEQITRSAVFPIRVK, encoded by the coding sequence GACCAGGCCCAGGAAGCGCTCCGGATTTACTCTTTTTGAACTCCTCGTGGTCTTGTCGGTCATGTCCGTGGTTTCGACCATCGGTGTGACCGCCTACAGTCGGGTTACCGGCGTATGGCGCGTGAGCGCCCTGCGCATGGAGATGGCCTCCAACGCCGAGTACATCTTTGAGACCATCCGCCGCGACATCGAGAATGTCCCCTCGTCGCTCCGCACCGGCCAGTCCATCCGCGGGACGGACGTACTGAATGAAGAAGTCAATTATCGCCGGGTGCCGCTGGACAACGACACCTTGGTGCTCCCCGTCCTGCAATTGGGCAGCACCGGCCTTTCCGAGCGGATTGCGGTGAAGTATCACATCCAGCGGAACGGCACCGACCACATTCTCGCCCGGACCGTGGGTCCGATGAGCGCCGGCGACCCGAATGGTTCCAGCCTGATGGTGAGCGATGCGGATCGGGCCAATGTGCTCTCCATGGATGTTCAGTACCTGAGCGCGGGCGTCTGGCAGCCTGTGTGGACCGGGCCGACCCATCCCGAAGCTATCCGCGTGTCGCTGACCCTGGCGGGCAAGGGACAGCGCGAAGTGGAGCAGATTACCCGAAGCGCAGTGTTCCCGATCCGGGTGAAGTGA